Part of the Ictalurus furcatus strain D&B chromosome 10, Billie_1.0, whole genome shotgun sequence genome, atttatttatttatttatttatttattttcctttctagGCAGGGGTTTGTGACAGACAGCACTCCGGTCACCGTGTTAATCGAGAAATTTCTCCCGCTCGAATACAGGAAGCTCCTCATCCCCGTCGCAACCAGCGGAAATAACGTCGTGCCTCATCGACGGAGATGAAACGTCCAcgcagatctctctctctctttctcgctctctctgtctctctgtctctctctctctcacacactcacatatcaTGGTCCATAAATCTAATTTACTTTGATTTAATGCCATTATTTTGGATctaatttttacaaaaaataatttgATCCTGTTCTATTTAACCTGCCGAGGTTGCAGATGGACACTAAAGGTcaaaggtttgtttgttttttgtttttgtatgttccCTTTGGACATCTTGCTGAagattataaataaagctttgaaTACGCTGCGGTACAAATGATCCATTTTAGTCAGTATTGTATATTTAGTCATTACACCACGATCCACTCATTTGCACTTATCAGCTCCACCTACCTAATCTTGTCTGTAGTGCTgtaaaagtattggcgccccatccctggtcctggagaaccccctgtcctgcacatttcagtgttttgtttgttgttgtttttttttctgttcttatgttagtgtgtgttagaggagAGAAGTGATACTGAGGTGTTTAAAACACCAGCATGTCCAGTAACGCTGCTGGAACTGGTTTGTCATCATGCTCATCATCAATAATACTTTGCTTTAGTATTATTTATTCCCTATATTTTAATTCAGACCTTTTAAAGTCCAAATCTCAAgtctcctcttctctcatccagGTGAATGACTGAAAGCTGTACATCCGCCCACTTCTGCTAATACACAGGGTAgagggggtgccaatactttgtgcagCGTGATACATGAAGTACACATATAACCTGTGTAGGTGACGATGAAAATAAAGGCCCACttgcatgtaaataaataaagacgtgTTTGAACGGAGTGGGCGTGGCAAAGAACACGCGGTCGCTCGTGTTTGCGCATGCGCGAACTCCTCGCTTGTTTGTGTGATGGTCGGAAATCTCACCGCTGTGTTCCTGCGATTAATAAAACAACACGGATATCAGACTGGATTAAACAAAGGGAAAGAGGTGAAGAAGTGTGAACCCTGCCAGAGTGACATGACCTGAATCAGATCTTTTATTTCCCCCCCTGAGGGAAGGTCTGATCTGAGCAGGGAGGCGGCCCGGATGCTAGTCAGGATTCCTCTCGGAGAAAAATCAACCAAAATAAGATTCATGGTTGAGGAAAAGATTTCCAGAAATAGTAGTTTAGGTGAGTACAAACGTTTAAGATGATTATTTAGTCGCCTAGAAACAGAACTTTGGTAtaatgttgatttattttcattttttattattagctagctagcaagctaatcATTAACCTAGCTACCTTCATTCCCCTCAGAAGAACTCCAGTAgtttagtattatttatttatttatagtcaaAATGTTAGGTCTTTACATACCGTACAGCGTTCATTTACCTGCTTTAAACCTTTATTTCCCCGTAAATTATTTTCAAACATGTCCAAATAACATGCATCTCTATAATGTTTTACATTACCTTTCTTTTCCCTTTATTAATGATCTCTTGTATTAAATAGTAAATGTAGTttaaagttgtttaaaaaaaaaaaaagtaataaaacttGAAATTACACctgcaatttattattataccttttttttattattattttaagtgtttaagCAGAATTGGTTAAAATTCAGATCTAAAATATTTCAGGTTGAGGAGcaaaatgatagaaaatgtcttttgacaaaaaaaaatgttcttggcattattttgactttttttaatgtaaagaaGAAGGTTTTAATTATATcttcaatttaaaaaagtgcAATAAACTTAAAAGTTTTATTTGGGATTTATGTTAAATTACAGTAAAGATCTGATTTGCAGATGATTTACTGcgtatattttcattaaaaaaaacgttGAATTAACTATATTTTCTTCTGTAATCTGTAGATACGGATACACTTTAGcttgtttttgtcatttaaaatcaGCCCCCCCCCCTCGctttctctccccatctctgtctttcccccctctctccctgtctctcacaCCCCtgtctctcaccccccccccccatctctcttcctctgtctctctccctttctctctcactctgtctctctcagtagGATTATCTCCTGATTACTTGGAGCTTCAGCTTCAAACAGGATCTGTGTAATGGCTGACTGAGTGTGAGTgcagtaggggtgtgtgtgtgtgtgtgtgtgtgtgtgtgagtgtgtacgtgcTGAGCAGAATGTTGCCGGGTGTGGGTGTGTTCGGAACGGGGCGGACCGTACGCTCCCTGGTGCCCTTACTGCAGGAGGAAGGGTTTCCGGTTCAGGCCGTCTGGGGCCGGACGCAGGAGGAAGCTGAACGTCTGGCTAACGAGCTCAACATCCCCTTCTCTACCAGCCAATCGGACGACGTCCTGCTGCGGCAGGAAGTCCACCTGGTGTGCATTCTGACGCCGCCACCACACACACGCCAGATCGCTGTGAAGGCGTTGGGTGAGACTTTATACTCGTCTCTCGCTTTCTTTATCTATCTGTTATATTTAGCTATCTGTGTACTGAACCGATTGGGCTGTGTTCCTTCCTCAACCGCACCCAGTACtgtgctctctcacacactcacactcacacacacaatcacactcgGAGGCCTGAAGGAATCATTCTACTGCTGTTTTCCCTTTTTATCAGACATTGTGTGTCAAGGTATTCGTAGCCAAACTCAACAAAAAATTCCCACCAATACAGATAAGCACCAATCAGCTGCATTCATGGCACgtttagccacacccacaaaactccataaatggCGACTAAACTGTGAAAGAGCTCCTCATAAGCGGGGAGTGCAgaaaatcttccagtaatgcagctcagccactgcagcgctCCAGCTACCATAAACGCACAAACTCCTCCGCCTTCgtttatagggtgccattacttttgtcctcaTTGAATGGCTggttttatttgtgttaattcaatagagttgttttgttttacacgTAAGTGGACGGGTCTCTTATCCGTGTCGGCAGGGATCGGGAAGAACGTGATCAGCGAGCAGGCTGCTACGCTGACGGACGCGTGTACGATGGTGACGGCGGCGCGGTATTACCCGCAGCTGATGAGCATCATGAACAACGCGCTGCGCTTTCTGCCCGCATTCATCCTGATGAAGCGGCTGCTGGCGGAGGGGTACTGTGGCACGCTGCAGGTAAACGCACACCTTCACACCTGTTTAGGAGTTTGTACGGTAGTTTACAGcgaatataaaaagtctacacacccctgggtttttttttattattagataaATCATTTCCAGATCTTTAATGTGATGcagcaacttaaaaaaaaaaaacacaaacaatttaggagaaaaaaaaacctccttccattctaacaggggtgtgtagacttctCATCTCATCTGTTCTAGTCTAATCTAATAGTCTAATATCTCCACGTTCTGATGATTGAATACTGATGAGATTGCGATGCTGTTTCATGTTGATATACGTGAGGAAAGATCAGCGATGCGATGTGACGTGTGCAGTTCTGTACTCCCAGATTCCTTTCTCCCCCCGGCAGGTGTGTGAAGCGCGTGTGTACGGCGGCTCGTTGCTGAGCCAGTCGTACGGCTGGGCGTGGGAGGAGCTGATGGGCGGCGGCGGCCTGCACACAATCGGTTCTCGCATCATCGACCTCCTGAGCTACCTGACGGGGGGGCGGGCCGTCCGCGTGCACGGAATGCTCAGGACCTTCGTGCGTCACGGCGGTTCGGGCGCCGGGATTCGCTCCGTCACGGCCGACGACTACGCCTGCTTTCAGCTGCTCATGGCAGGGGGCGTGGTCTGCAACGTGACGTTGAACTTTAACCTCCCGGGCGCCGACCTTCAGGAGGTCATGCTGGTGGGATCGTCCGGGAGACTGGTGGTCAGGAGCACTGAGCTGTACGGACAGCGCGACAGCACCAAGGGGGAGGAGCTTCTTCTGAGAGACGCCGACTTGGGGGCGGGGCCTGTGGTCACCGGACTGAAAGCGATGGTGACTCAGCTCCGCCTGTCCTTCCAGGCACAGGAGGACCGGCGTTCGTGGGCACGGAATCCCGTCGCCATGGCGGCTACCTTCGAGGACGGGCTGTACGTCCAGACGGTTGTGGACGCCGTCAAGAGGTCAAATCGCAGCGGAGAGTGGGAGAGCGTGGACGTCAGAACCGAGGACGTAGATCCGAATCAGAACCATAGAACCGCTCCGAACTGACTCGGCGAACAGCACCGCGGTGTTTGTTGACTCTGCTGACACGGCGCTCTGTTTTAGGTTCAACGCTGCGTACTGAGGCATAAAGCGCTTTCTACTGCATACACAGCAAACGTTATTCATTACACGACCCACGATGCCGTGCTCCTGCTGTAAACACGTTACACTTCACTCCAACCTAGAGCCGGGTGATgcgacaaaaatatcatatcgctCATACGTTTCTACGATAAATAATTCAGCTAACAATCTGTCCGCAAAACCGTAGTAAAACAAACGGCcgagtttgacgatacttttctttaacgCCTACAAAGATGATTAGCATGACGAAAGGCTTCcgtttcatttataattattaaaaacttttttttaaaagcacatcACCGTACTGACGATATCTCGATAAAAAAATTATcacgtaatcatttatcacgataccaatattatatcgatatatcgcccagccctacttcTACCTCTGCTCTCGCTCCGAGCACGTTGTTCCTAATCTCATCATACACTACGACtataacgcacacacacacacacacggaagacAGCATTCTGTGTTTAGATTTGTGATAAATACTGACAACCTGAGAGAAAAGTCGTTCTCAGACATGTCTTtctaagaaagaagaaaattcagggatttgttcttttttttgttttagtttgtcatataaacataaacaaggaTGTGCAAAGATTTATCGtaatatatttttcctttaattttcaCCACCAGATTTTGTAAACTTTTTGCCTTTGTTATAAAATGACCTTGAATTTCAGAAAGGTGCTCTATAggttgaaattattattattattattattattattattattattactgttatgcCCGCTGAGGGAACTTACTTATAGGTTAAtacatatacagatatacacatcattaaaatgtttatttaataactgtactacacttttttttttttacttttatctgAGCATTTGAGGGAAATTCTGACCTTTCAGACAGGAAGTAGAAAGTGCAGTCTGTTGTGTGAAAAGCTCTTAAAGCTGATTCTCGTTTAAAGTTAAACCATTTTTATACGGACTGAAGAAACACTGGAGTTACGACACTGGAAaacagagcgagtgtgtgtgtgtgtgtgtgttcacctttACTCTCTAAGCTACACAACTAGGTGTTCagctgtgaaatattttaatgtggtattttatttaaacggaCGTGTTAAGCCGTGTTCGTGCAGGATTTATCCAGAATGTTTATTGAACTGAACAGCAGCGTTAACGCCGTCCTCGTGGCTCGGAGGAGGAACTCTGGAGTTGAGTTCAGTGCTCTGATTTTCACGTGTCGGATGGTGACGTGACGCTTGCTACAAGTCGTCGtctgctgtttgtgtttttaaaactaatgtgtctaaaataaaacCGCGGTTTTTTCCGACATGTATTTATTGTCTAaaactctgtatgtgtgtgtgtgagagagataaacagtGTTCCTTTAAGGTTTAATAAAATACTTCACAATCGATTAGAGTTGTCTTGGCTGTTTTGTGTTAAAATAAACGAGATAAATATGATCCTGTACAGATTTAATGAGTGGTTTTCCTTTATAACACATAAAATCACAGACAGTCTGGAAATCTCCTAAACAGCTGTTTTCCCTCCCAGACTAAAACTCCACTCGTCTCTAGATTGAAGTCTGAACTCATGAGTGTTCCACATTTAATAGGATTACAAGCGtattcacttgtttttttttaatgcttagaTTAATATAAAAGACAAAAGTATATTCATAATAAACCGAAAATATagggggaggaggaggcggGTGTTAATAAGTCAAATCAACTTCACAGTGAACCCCTGAccctcacacccatatgtactgCTTGTTGAACGTctcgttccagatttattccctctGTGTTTACTGTTATAACGCACTCAACTCTTCTCCTCTgcaaaggctttccactagattttggggcgtggctgtggggatttgtcttccttcagctacaagagcgttagtgatgTTGATGTAAGGaaactccagttccagttcaccccaaaggtgttcagtagggttgaggtcagggatctgtacaggacactcgagttcttctaccttcttccaaccttcacacaccacgtcttcatggagctcgcactctttgtgcactttgtgttGGAACGGGTTCGTGTCTCTTAGTTCCAGAGAAGGGAAACTCTAAggctacagcgtacaaagactTTCTATACAAGTTTGTAGATAGActttgggtgtgatggtcaggggtgcataTACTTTTTTATGTATAGTGTATCTTCGATAACTTTAGCTTGCGCTGTAAGCATAAGGTAAAGTTTTACTTAAATTaattgaaagaaaatgaaatgcattaCACAACAGTATTTCagagatctcacacacaccttttagtAGGTTACATGTGTTCGTTTTTTCCAGGATTGTTTTTGTCAGGGTCAGGATTTAACCCCTTTCCTGCTGGATAACCCATTTCACTGTATAAATCACCACAtactaaagtaaataataa contains:
- the gfod2 gene encoding glucose-fructose oxidoreductase domain-containing protein 2, whose amino-acid sequence is MLPGVGVFGTGRTVRSLVPLLQEEGFPVQAVWGRTQEEAERLANELNIPFSTSQSDDVLLRQEVHLVCILTPPPHTRQIAVKALGIGKNVISEQAATLTDACTMVTAARYYPQLMSIMNNALRFLPAFILMKRLLAEGYCGTLQVCEARVYGGSLLSQSYGWAWEELMGGGGLHTIGSRIIDLLSYLTGGRAVRVHGMLRTFVRHGGSGAGIRSVTADDYACFQLLMAGGVVCNVTLNFNLPGADLQEVMLVGSSGRLVVRSTELYGQRDSTKGEELLLRDADLGAGPVVTGLKAMVTQLRLSFQAQEDRRSWARNPVAMAATFEDGLYVQTVVDAVKRSNRSGEWESVDVRTEDVDPNQNHRTAPN